A DNA window from Robbsia sp. KACC 23696 contains the following coding sequences:
- a CDS encoding DMT family transporter — protein sequence MRRALDGSAVATMVVLCCTWALQQIAIKAIADTVSPFFQVALRSGVTLTFAGIAVALLMEMPGARTGHALFGDFLALCGGVVWGATTVAVRISRLSEAPPTQTLFYQLLGAFVLLLPVSLATGQVHGLSGLLVWASLAFQTLIVSVVSFLIWFGLLRRYVAAPLGILCLMTPLIGVVLGSMILKERLTTPFISGTVLALTGLLIVSGSAIARRQLAASRLKG from the coding sequence ATGAGACGCGCATTAGATGGATCCGCCGTTGCGACAATGGTCGTGCTTTGCTGCACGTGGGCCTTGCAACAAATCGCCATCAAGGCGATCGCGGACACGGTTTCCCCCTTCTTTCAGGTTGCGCTGCGATCCGGCGTGACGTTGACGTTCGCGGGCATTGCCGTCGCCTTGCTGATGGAGATGCCGGGCGCGCGGACCGGGCATGCGTTGTTCGGCGATTTTCTCGCGCTTTGCGGGGGCGTGGTGTGGGGCGCGACGACAGTGGCCGTGCGTATCAGCCGCCTTAGTGAAGCGCCGCCAACACAGACCTTGTTTTATCAGTTGCTCGGCGCGTTCGTTCTGCTGTTGCCGGTGTCGCTGGCCACCGGGCAGGTCCATGGGCTGTCCGGGCTGCTCGTATGGGCCAGCTTGGCATTTCAGACGCTCATCGTCTCCGTTGTCAGTTTCCTCATCTGGTTCGGATTACTAAGGCGGTATGTTGCGGCCCCCCTGGGCATTTTGTGCCTGATGACTCCGCTGATCGGTGTCGTTTTGGGATCGATGATTTTGAAGGAGCGGCTTACGACGCCCTTTATAAGCGGTACCGTGTTGGCGTTGACTGGTTTGCTTATTGTCAGTGGCAGTGCGATCGCCAGGCGACAGCTTGCCGCATCACGGCTCAAGGGCTAG
- a CDS encoding cytochrome c, with translation MRFPLPAWPRSMGRTGRAISRLGATLLLGAITLPNAYAADTPAANADLVARGAYLTKAADCIACHTANKASPYAGGVGFPTPFGTVYSTNITPDEAHGIGTFSDQDFISAVREGVSKGGKRLYPAMPYTSYTKLTDDDILAIRAYLKTVKPIASSPPANTLPFPFNQRWTLGFWNILNFNDGRFKPDATKSAEWNRGAYLATALGHCQECHTPRNVMEGLSSKDLAGAQLGNWTAFNITPDATAGIGSWSPEEIAHYLRDGAAPGKANAAGPMAEVVENSTRFMSDADLHALATYLKTVPARGGNGEVSRFGAGTPLAGVTDIRGRVPAVPVAGLPTDGKTLFVANCASCHSVTGGGIGGDALGNYPSLLHNSVVGSTNPGNLTMVVLHGVNRETNHGDVAMPQFGTELTDDEVALLVNYVTKQFGNGATTTAQAVHKLR, from the coding sequence ATGCGATTTCCCCTACCTGCATGGCCCCGTTCGATGGGCCGCACCGGTCGTGCAATTTCCCGCTTGGGCGCGACGCTACTGCTAGGCGCCATCACGTTGCCGAATGCCTATGCCGCCGATACGCCTGCTGCCAATGCAGACCTCGTCGCACGGGGCGCCTATCTGACGAAGGCAGCGGACTGTATCGCGTGCCATACCGCGAACAAGGCCAGTCCGTATGCCGGCGGCGTGGGCTTTCCGACGCCGTTCGGCACCGTGTATTCGACAAACATCACGCCCGACGAGGCGCACGGCATCGGCACGTTCTCGGATCAGGACTTTATCAGTGCGGTACGCGAAGGCGTGTCGAAGGGTGGCAAGCGGCTGTATCCGGCCATGCCCTATACGTCCTACACGAAGCTGACCGACGACGATATCCTCGCGATCCGCGCCTATCTCAAAACGGTCAAGCCGATCGCCAGTTCGCCTCCGGCAAATACGCTGCCCTTCCCATTCAATCAGCGTTGGACCTTGGGCTTTTGGAATATCCTCAACTTCAATGACGGTCGCTTCAAGCCGGACGCGACCAAGAGTGCCGAATGGAATCGCGGCGCGTATCTGGCCACGGCGCTGGGCCATTGCCAGGAATGCCACACGCCGCGTAACGTCATGGAGGGTCTGAGCAGCAAGGATCTCGCGGGCGCGCAATTGGGCAATTGGACGGCGTTCAACATCACGCCGGATGCCACCGCCGGCATCGGCAGCTGGAGCCCTGAGGAAATCGCGCACTATCTGCGTGACGGCGCGGCCCCGGGCAAGGCGAACGCCGCCGGCCCGATGGCAGAAGTCGTGGAAAACAGCACGCGCTTCATGAGCGATGCCGATCTTCACGCATTGGCTACGTATTTGAAGACGGTCCCCGCGCGCGGTGGCAATGGCGAGGTGTCTCGCTTCGGCGCCGGTACGCCGTTGGCCGGCGTGACGGACATTCGCGGCAGAGTGCCTGCGGTCCCAGTGGCCGGTCTGCCGACGGATGGCAAGACCTTGTTCGTTGCCAACTGTGCGAGTTGTCACTCGGTCACAGGCGGTGGCATAGGCGGCGACGCGCTGGGCAACTACCCGAGTCTGCTGCACAATAGCGTCGTCGGCAGCACGAATCCGGGCAATCTGACAATGGTCGTGCTCCACGGTGTCAACCGCGAGACCAACCACGGGGATGTCGCGATGCCGCAATTCGGGACCGAGCTGACCGATGACGAAGTGGCATTACTCGTCAATTACGTCACGAAGCAGTTCGGTAACGGCGCGACGACGACGGCACAAGCCGTTCATAAACTGCGCTGA
- a CDS encoding adenylosuccinate synthase, whose translation MNVVATETPSPAKRAEGANVVVVGAQWGDEGKGRLVDWLARDADIVVRYNGGHNAGHTLVVDDKIYKLALLPSGLVRGKRGVIGNGVALDPEALLAEIDRVAAQGLQVTPENLAISENATLVLPLHRDIDRAQEQLRRSPIGTTLRGIGPAYEDKVGRRGLRVCDLGDPASLAAKLDELVVYHNAWFRGLSLPEANSATILAGLLALAPRVLPFVRPVWSDLQAAQASGQKMLFEGSQAVMLDIDWGSYPYVTSSNTVASAAATGSGIGAKSLGHVVGVTKAYATRVGEGPFVTELHDAMGERLRATGREFGVNTGRPRRCGWLDMVQLRQSVQVSGIDSLALTKIDVLDGLDRISLCVAYTLDGERLDYLPASLATQARLTPVYEHFEGWSQPVQGMRDLASLPAQARAFIDRVASLAGVPISIVTTGPERQDTIVIRDPYQTAH comes from the coding sequence ATAAACGTTGTCGCAACCGAGACGCCGTCCCCGGCGAAGCGCGCGGAAGGCGCAAATGTGGTGGTCGTCGGCGCGCAGTGGGGCGACGAAGGAAAGGGACGCCTCGTCGATTGGTTGGCACGCGACGCCGACATCGTTGTGCGGTATAACGGCGGCCATAACGCCGGTCATACGCTGGTGGTCGACGACAAGATCTACAAGCTCGCGTTGTTGCCGAGCGGTCTGGTTCGGGGCAAGCGCGGCGTTATCGGCAACGGGGTGGCACTCGACCCCGAGGCACTCCTCGCCGAGATCGACCGGGTGGCCGCGCAAGGACTGCAGGTTACACCCGAGAATCTCGCTATCTCGGAAAACGCGACATTGGTATTGCCGTTGCATCGGGACATCGACCGCGCGCAAGAGCAATTGCGTCGCTCGCCTATTGGCACGACACTGCGCGGCATCGGGCCGGCCTATGAGGATAAGGTGGGGCGCCGTGGCTTGCGCGTCTGTGATCTGGGGGATCCGGCAAGCCTCGCGGCGAAACTCGACGAACTCGTTGTCTATCACAATGCCTGGTTTCGGGGCTTGTCCTTGCCCGAGGCGAACAGTGCGACGATCTTGGCCGGTTTATTGGCACTGGCGCCAAGGGTGCTTCCTTTCGTTCGCCCGGTCTGGTCCGACCTGCAGGCGGCGCAGGCAAGCGGCCAGAAGATGTTGTTCGAAGGCTCGCAGGCGGTGATGCTAGACATCGATTGGGGGAGCTATCCCTATGTCACGTCCTCGAATACGGTGGCTTCTGCTGCCGCCACCGGGTCGGGTATCGGCGCCAAGTCTCTGGGACATGTAGTCGGCGTCACGAAAGCCTACGCGACGCGCGTGGGAGAGGGACCGTTCGTTACCGAGTTGCACGATGCGATGGGCGAGCGGCTGCGAGCCACCGGACGCGAATTCGGCGTGAATACGGGGCGGCCCCGGCGATGCGGCTGGCTCGATATGGTGCAACTCCGGCAGAGCGTTCAGGTCTCCGGTATCGATTCCCTCGCGCTTACGAAAATCGATGTGCTGGATGGTCTGGATCGTATATCGCTGTGCGTCGCTTACACGCTCGACGGCGAGCGCCTGGATTACCTCCCGGCGAGTCTGGCGACGCAAGCGCGGCTTACGCCGGTCTATGAACACTTCGAGGGTTGGTCGCAGCCGGTGCAGGGCATGCGTGATCTGGCATCGTTACCGGCGCAAGCGCGTGCCTTTATCGACCGCGTCGCGTCGTTGGCAGGCGTTCCGATTTCGATCGTCACCACAGGACCGGAGCGCCAGGACACGATCGTGATTCGCGATCCTTATCAAACGGCGCATTGA
- the gcvA gene encoding transcriptional regulator GcvA codes for MARRLPPLNALRAFEAAARLGSFSAAADELCVTHGAISRHIQQLESWLGHALFDRYNRRVALTAAGQRYVGEITAAFDRIAEATAQQTQTDGQTVLRVNAPATFALRWLIPRLSSFQAAQPAIEVRLSSSNEPIDKVSPDIDVVIRGGPQTVDGFEAEEFLAERRLPVCSPKLLQGRPLEKPSDLARFTLLHAATYPRMWPDWLAASGNADLLPQQGLTLEHFYMTLQGAVDGLGVAMGPTALVADDIAEGRLICPFDGPALPAWRYFTYVRTERADNAGVRALRHWLSIVGARGDKGKNPSAASS; via the coding sequence ATGGCCCGACGCCTTCCCCCGTTGAACGCGCTGCGCGCTTTCGAAGCCGCCGCGCGGCTCGGCAGCTTCTCCGCTGCGGCGGACGAACTTTGCGTCACGCACGGCGCGATCAGCCGCCATATCCAGCAACTGGAAAGCTGGCTGGGACATGCCCTGTTCGACCGCTACAATCGCCGTGTCGCCCTGACTGCGGCGGGCCAGCGCTATGTCGGCGAGATCACCGCGGCATTCGATCGCATCGCCGAGGCCACCGCACAGCAAACACAAACGGACGGGCAAACGGTTTTGCGCGTGAACGCGCCCGCCACGTTTGCATTGCGCTGGCTTATTCCGCGCCTGTCGTCGTTCCAGGCTGCGCAACCGGCCATCGAAGTCCGTCTGTCGAGCTCGAACGAGCCCATCGACAAAGTGTCGCCGGATATCGATGTCGTGATTCGAGGGGGCCCGCAAACAGTCGATGGCTTCGAGGCGGAGGAATTTCTTGCGGAGCGACGTCTGCCGGTCTGCTCACCCAAGCTACTGCAAGGCAGGCCGCTGGAGAAGCCTTCCGACCTCGCCCGGTTCACGCTGCTGCACGCGGCCACCTATCCCAGAATGTGGCCCGATTGGTTGGCCGCGAGCGGCAACGCCGATCTCCTGCCGCAACAGGGGCTGACGCTCGAACATTTTTATATGACGCTGCAAGGTGCCGTAGATGGCCTGGGTGTCGCGATGGGTCCCACCGCATTGGTTGCTGACGATATTGCCGAAGGACGGTTGATCTGTCCCTTCGATGGACCGGCATTGCCCGCTTGGCGATACTTTACCTACGTACGCACCGAGCGCGCCGACAACGCCGGCGTCCGTGCGCTGCGGCACTGGCTTTCGATCGTCGGAGCACGCGGCGACAAAGGGAAAAATCCCTCCGCGGCAAGCTCCTGA
- a CDS encoding GMC family oxidoreductase, whose translation MTDSLHADVVIVGSGIAASQISQKLAKQGIDVLMLEAGPRIERWRVVENYRNSAYKNDFQSPYPPTAHAPHPQYSPNNDYLIQRGPENYKAGYLRVAGGTTWHWSAQAWRLLPNDMRLQSAYGVGRDWPISYDDLEPYYYEAEVEMGVGGPDEGLGSPRSKPYPHPAQPLSDFDRRFKEVVEKDGYQHVTEPCARNTAPFDGRPSCCGNSNCMPICPIEAQYTGETALRKAEAAKARLLTDAVVYRVEHDASDKITAVHYFDANGQTHRVTGKLFVLAANAIETPKLMLNSVSDRFKNGIGNRSDQVGRNLMDHPGTTVRFLSKEPMWPGRGPMRLSCINNLRDGDFRSDHAAMKINVGNYSPMGAVSSYLLAKGVYGAEFDAQVRDTASRWVVVNSFFDILPDPDNRITASTEFKDALGIPRPEVHYRIHDYVNRAAKVARGHYARIADLFGGTDVFFDDTYFNNNHIMGTLIMGNDPRNSVVDKDLRSHDHPNLYIASSGVMVSAGTVNCTLTLSALAMRLADTLINDAQHA comes from the coding sequence ATGACAGATTCTCTCCACGCCGACGTCGTCATCGTCGGCTCCGGCATTGCCGCATCTCAAATTTCACAGAAACTCGCCAAGCAAGGCATCGATGTATTGATGCTGGAAGCGGGCCCGCGCATCGAACGCTGGCGCGTGGTCGAGAACTACCGCAACAGCGCCTACAAGAACGACTTTCAGTCGCCCTATCCACCGACCGCACACGCCCCGCATCCGCAGTACTCGCCGAATAACGACTATCTGATCCAACGCGGCCCGGAAAACTACAAGGCCGGGTATTTGCGCGTTGCCGGTGGCACGACCTGGCACTGGTCGGCGCAGGCATGGCGACTGCTGCCGAACGATATGCGCCTGCAATCGGCGTATGGCGTCGGCCGCGACTGGCCGATCAGTTATGACGACCTCGAGCCCTACTACTACGAAGCGGAAGTCGAGATGGGCGTGGGCGGTCCGGACGAAGGTCTCGGCTCGCCGCGCTCGAAGCCCTATCCGCATCCGGCCCAGCCCTTGTCCGATTTCGACCGGCGCTTCAAGGAGGTCGTCGAAAAGGATGGTTATCAACACGTCACAGAGCCCTGTGCGCGCAATACCGCACCGTTCGACGGACGGCCGTCATGCTGCGGCAATAGCAACTGCATGCCGATTTGCCCGATCGAGGCGCAGTACACCGGCGAGACGGCACTGCGCAAGGCCGAGGCTGCAAAGGCCCGCTTGCTGACGGACGCCGTCGTCTATCGCGTCGAGCACGATGCAAGCGACAAGATCACGGCCGTGCATTACTTCGACGCCAATGGCCAGACCCATCGCGTCACCGGCAAGTTGTTCGTGCTCGCCGCAAATGCGATCGAGACGCCTAAGCTGATGCTGAACTCGGTGTCCGATCGCTTCAAGAACGGGATCGGCAATCGCTCCGATCAGGTAGGGCGAAACCTGATGGACCATCCGGGTACGACCGTGCGCTTCCTCTCCAAGGAACCGATGTGGCCGGGTCGCGGGCCGATGCGTCTGAGCTGCATCAATAACCTGCGCGATGGCGACTTCCGCTCGGATCACGCCGCGATGAAGATCAACGTCGGCAACTATTCGCCGATGGGCGCCGTCTCGAGTTACCTATTGGCGAAAGGCGTCTATGGTGCCGAGTTCGACGCGCAGGTTCGCGACACCGCCTCGCGCTGGGTCGTCGTCAACAGCTTCTTCGACATCCTGCCCGATCCGGATAACCGCATCACGGCAAGTACCGAATTCAAGGACGCGCTGGGCATACCGCGCCCCGAAGTGCATTACCGCATTCATGACTACGTGAATCGTGCGGCGAAAGTGGCACGCGGCCACTATGCGCGTATCGCCGATCTGTTCGGTGGCACCGATGTCTTCTTCGACGACACCTACTTCAATAACAATCACATCATGGGCACGCTGATCATGGGGAACGATCCGCGAAACTCGGTCGTCGACAAGGATTTGCGTTCCCACGATCACCCGAATCTCTATATCGCATCCAGCGGTGTGATGGTCAGCGCCGGCACGGTCAATTGCACGTTGACGCTGTCCGCCTTGGCCATGCGTCTGGCAGACACCCTGATCAACGATGCACAGCATGCGTGA